In the genome of Xiphias gladius isolate SHS-SW01 ecotype Sanya breed wild chromosome 1, ASM1685928v1, whole genome shotgun sequence, the window CATGTAGGGTACTTATTAGGTCAGATGGTCGGAtgagatttgtgttttttcagtgtttgggCCCTGATTAAAACAAATCTGTTCCTACTAAATATGTGATGCACCTAAACGTAATAGATGCTACTATATTTTAGGCTGAATTATGAGTAAAAACCACATTCTTCCCtgacaaatgtttaattttgaagtATGTAGAGTGTCTTCAAtagtaataaaaacattaagctTTTCTCGGTAAATGATTTTCATTCTCATTACTGGTTGTTTACCTTGCAATGGTCACCGGCTGAAGCTCAGTGCTTTCCAACCCTATTTTCACCACTGTCCTCCAGTGTGTCTGATGTATGAGTCATCCCAGTACACTCTCATCATCTGACATTAAATGAGCGTCAGGGTCCAGCTTTAACAGCTTCAATCTCAGTAACTCTGGTAGCTCCGTAATGATTTTGTGCAGAAAAGTTATCAAACCCctagaactttattttgaaattctattcacactttcatgtttttaaggtATTAAATACATTATGCTAAGCTTAATTTAAGGGAAATCTGAATGAAACGATACATAAgtcaaaaaggatttttaataaatatctGAACTTGTTAGTgtataataaaatgtctaaTCCAACTTTTATTGGTAATGCTTTTTGGGAATACAGACAACGTTAGACTTTAAGTGATTAAAATCAGCTTGACGCTGGACtgatacaaacatacacacatacaaaatttAATTGCCAGGAAAACTGACACCAACGCATTGCATGTACTCTGCTCCTGCTTTGGATCGAAGCAGCAACTCTGACAATACCATTTATAGAATTATGATTATAACCCCGAGACATTTCCTCTTAAATCTCATCAAGGACTCAGAGTGCAGATTCAACAAGATAATGTTTAGAGTCACATGTCCATAGATTATTTGTAATGAATTTGGCTTGATTGAAAGGCTCTCTGATTTCTTACTGCTTACTGACAGGTCACTCAGAAACACAAAGCTGATTTAATATGACAGTTTGTGATGATCTtactgcttttttctctctcttgtctctgttttctctctatttctttccctcaattgctttttatttcctgaTCACGCACAGATCCACTCCATCTCACTTGTTCCTTATTAATCCCACTAACACAATATTAAACCCTGACccctgtgttttcctctgtctgtctagTTCACCTGCAAATTCTGCTGGCTGTGGTTCTGGCTGTGTTCTGCTACTGCCTGGTTCTCGGCTTCATCCTTTGCTGTCGCAGAAGGAAGAGTGTTCCATCAGAGGACAAGGAGGCAGTTTGCTCGACTCCTCATCCTGCTGAGAGGGTGACTGTGACATTGACTCCATCCCTGTGTACACAGCCTGTTAAGCAGCAGTATGAGGAGCTGGATGGAGATGTGTTAGAGCTTCCTTCCTCTAAAAGCAGCTCTTCTCCCTCTGAGGATGACCTCACTGCTCTGCCCTTTGACCCCAGCCCTGCCAGATCAGCTGAGCTGGTGCAGTCTGCTGGGTCTTCTTTGCCAATGCGGCGCCTCAGCACCCCGGCTGTTCCCTGCTCAACCAGTAAACCTCAAACTCATGGCAGAGCTTCTTTGCCCTCGCTCAGTAAGCTGAGTCTCGTGACCAAATCCCGCCGGGCGATGGGTCGGCGAAGCACTGTGAGCGGTGAGAGTTTTCTTTACACCGAGAGCAGTCGACTGACTGCTGATGCTGCCAGAGCTCCCACTGAGCAGGGGGAGCCCTGTCCATCACAGTATGGCTCTaactctctctccatcccctcaAAGCCTGCTCCTCTCCTGCActtctccctgctcctctcctctgcctgtgGCACCCTGGTGGTCAACATCCTGGGGCTCTCGGGGGCCAGTCGAAGGCGCAGTGGGGTGTTTGTCCGAGCCAGCCTTCCTCCACTCTGCCCCTCTCCCCAGCAGATCACCTCTCGGCGCCGTAGCCTCAGCCCAGACCTCCACAGTCAGAGCTTTGTGCTGCAGGTAGGCTCTGTGGAAGAGCTGCGCACCTGTACCTTGAGACTGGCTGTCTACAGCAGGGACTTCTCAGGCCTCAGAGAGGCTGCGCTGGGTGTGGTGGAGCTGCCCTGTGAGCAGACGGATTGGAAGCCTGACATCACCACCACCTACACCAGGCAGCTCAGCCCAATTAAAAGCAAGTTGAAAAAGGTATATGGTGATTTCACGTATTACATTGATGCATTCATTACAGTTTCATAAGCAAAGAGTGCATagaataagaaaacaaacaaaagtgcagtaaaaaacacttaaaacactgCAGATTGCAGATTAGAGGTCCCCTCACCCAAAAAACCTAGTAAAAGTGTCAAAAGATTCTAGTAAGAGGGCAAcacacttaaaggaatagtttgatatcCAGTCATTAGCTATACAACTTATATTTGAGGGTCACAGGGGAGCTGGAGAAAATTCCAGCTGACATTGGGTAAGAGGCGGGATACACCCTGGACgggttgccagtctatcacaggcCGAACattctcacacactctcacacctACGAgcaatttagagtcaccaattaacctgcatgtttttggactgtGGAGAGAAGCCGGAGCACCTGtaggaaacccacgcaggcacagggagaacatgcaaatacaaacagaagGGGTCTGGCCGGGCAGCAGGCAGGTTTGAACCCAGAGCcctcttgctgtgaggtgacagtgctaaTTGCTGCACCACCTGTGCTTACAGcaagcagctggttagcttagcttagcataaagactggaaacagggggaaacagctagcctgggtcTCTCTGCaggcaacaaaatccacctactagcAACTCTGGAGCTCAGTAATTATCATgttatttctcatttgtttaatccatacaaaaacacaagtgcaAAAACTATAAATTGAGATTCACAGGGAGTTACATGCTGGAGCTATTACCTGGCTGTGCACAGTCACTTCCTGAAGTCCCTTTTTAGACCTCACGGTGAGGtttggccaagaaatagtcccgcACAAAACTATTACTTGGTCGTCTTTGGACTAGactatggattaaacaaacaagatatataACGCATTAATTAGTGAGGTTTAGCAGTGTTGGAAGTCAGATTTTGATACCTTGAGACAaaaaccaggctagctgttttcccctgtttctggtctttatgctaaactaaactGGCTGCTGGATCAATGGTATTGATCGTCCTATTTAACCCTTGGCAGGACagaaaatttcccaaaatgttgaacaactgctttaaatgaaaagaagcaaTCTCTAACTTGATAAGACACATTCAAGTCAGTAGAGTAATTTCTTGCGTTTTGATTGGCTGCCTAAAGATGCAGCCTGGGCTGCTCAAACAATTTAGTTCCTTCTCTGGTCGTTTTGGGTGCTGTCAGATCCaatcaaaacactgcacagaccTTAGACCCATTGCAATTTACGTCTGACccaaacaggaaacaaagtgGACTAGGGCACGTGGACTAGGGACCTGGTATATGTTGGGTCAGGTCCTTGAGCTTTTCAGGCGGCCGTGTCTGCCTAAGGACCTTAAGATAGATGGATAGGTAGATACTTTATTTGACCCCGTGGGGAAGTTGGTTTGCAGCATAATCACAAGGCATTTCATCACAACATCGCAGAGCCACTATCACAGAGTCACCAAAGGAATACTCATAAATCCTCATACGCATACACGTACCCGTACAGAGTCAGCAATGCAGATACTAATAAAAATACCTGTGTGTCGCACGTTGCACCAGAGAAGGCTGGCCAGACCAGCTCTACATCCTGCTTCATTATTGTGTGCATTACGTGTTTAAAAACTTAGTGGCTtgtggaaaaaatgcaaatttggATCTGTTTTTGGTAGATAGAGGGGGATAATATCATCGCCCAGTCAAAAACTAAAGCAAGCACACATAAAGCTATCGGCtttatgtgtgtctgagtgtgggTAGTTGGGATTAGAACTCTTTGGGCTACTGACTGCATGCACTTTGGAACTGCTCTCTGGAACTGCTTAATGTTtgcactgttttatttatttttcttaacaaAGTCTGCATTTTCAGTTGATTTAAGGGATTGAATTACGACGTACACAGGCCTATAAATATCACATATCATGTTTTATCCATGAAGGAATGTAGCATCTAATCAGCTCCCCTATTAGCCAGTTTTCAAATGTTGTTAGTCATGTTGACATTGTTGTTGGCGACCGCAGAGCAAACAAGCAGAGTGCAGAAGATTGTCAGCGCGCCCACGCCGTGCCCTCTGCGGCTCTGTTGAAACACTGCCAGAGGGCACTAAGGGACGAGGTCCTGATGTTTCAGTGGACATTACTCATTCAGTCACTGATTTTTGCCAAAGAGACATGTTGTGTACTTGGTTGGTAGGCCAGAATAATTTCTCCCATTTTACAGTTAAGTGAGAATCAGAGTCGCGTGTACTTACCCACgtccctccacacacacacacacacccacacacacacacacacacagcttcactttcctctccctcaataacagcagctgctgagtgtgaatgtgtgtagcGGTGTGGATGTGGAGCAGGAGGTTGCTGTGAAAGAGCTGGGCTGCTCAGCAATCTGTATAATTGTATAGAGTGGGTGAGTGTACAGCAGCTGTGCAGTCGTGACTCCATCTTTTAATGTAGCCACTTCCTGGATTTATATTAAAGCACGAGGTTTTGTAATCAGCGTAATGGGACCAGCCGGGGTATTGATGATAATTCATGTGCATTACATGACTTGTTTAGACATTTCATGGGAATGGGGACCATGACGTGACAGCAATTTCAGGACTGTGCATTTTAGCTCAAGAGGAGCCTCATCACGACATTGCTGCTATTGATTGTCAGGATGATCAGCATTAAGCAAATGGCCACTAACTTCAGCTCTCTATTGTCAGGGAATGAGCATATGATTAACATTAGAAATGCATACAGGAATGTTAAATCTTTCTAAACTGATGATAGAACTGGGATTAAGAGATTTACATACACAGAAAACCCAAGACATTATCACAATATATCGTTtataaagaacatttttaagatCGGTTGCTGCatcaagatttaaaaacagagcaTCATGGGGATACTAAAGTACAGATTACTGTTTTCTGTAAACACattgaggaaatgttgttaattaataACGATTAACCTggtaaattacaaaaatgttgatgCGCAacatatcattaaaatgtttat includes:
- the LOC120801557 gene encoding synaptotagmin-5 isoform X1, producing MESCRRKGGGSLRRTGTQTTEAATPCEGVPIPVHLQILLAVVLAVFCYCLVLGFILCCRRRKSVPSEDKEAVCSTPHPAERVTVTLTPSLCTQPVKQQYEELDGDVLELPSSKSSSSPSEDDLTALPFDPSPARSAELVQSAGSSLPMRRLSTPAVPCSTSKPQTHGRASLPSLSKLSLVTKSRRAMGRRSTVSGESFLYTESSRLTADAARAPTEQGEPCPSQYGSNSLSIPSKPAPLLHFSLLLSSACGTLVVNILGLSGASRRRSGVFVRASLPPLCPSPQQITSRRRSLSPDLHSQSFVLQVGSVEELRTCTLRLAVYSRDFSGLREAALGVVELPCEQTDWKPDITTTYTRQLSPIKSKLKKSVSSQETLGHRKRSVCAPRALGQLFILLQYQTLAQRIKVMVRKAENLAKLTRIPGAPDHYVVINLRQDGNVIGTKETKGASGPNPVWNAPFLFDLPPGDITQLPLVLEFIIMQGRLYTKSSTLGRVLIGSDASEAGQGHWKEMCSRGQIETARWHSIRSDVV
- the LOC120801557 gene encoding synaptotagmin-5 isoform X2 encodes the protein MSQYTLGVHLQILLAVVLAVFCYCLVLGFILCCRRRKSVPSEDKEAVCSTPHPAERVTVTLTPSLCTQPVKQQYEELDGDVLELPSSKSSSSPSEDDLTALPFDPSPARSAELVQSAGSSLPMRRLSTPAVPCSTSKPQTHGRASLPSLSKLSLVTKSRRAMGRRSTVSGESFLYTESSRLTADAARAPTEQGEPCPSQYGSNSLSIPSKPAPLLHFSLLLSSACGTLVVNILGLSGASRRRSGVFVRASLPPLCPSPQQITSRRRSLSPDLHSQSFVLQVGSVEELRTCTLRLAVYSRDFSGLREAALGVVELPCEQTDWKPDITTTYTRQLSPIKSKLKKSVSSQETLGHRKRSVCAPRALGQLFILLQYQTLAQRIKVMVRKAENLAKLTRIPGAPDHYVVINLRQDGNVIGTKETKGASGPNPVWNAPFLFDLPPGDITQLPLVLEFIIMQGRLYTKSSTLGRVLIGSDASEAGQGHWKEMCSRGQIETARWHSIRSDVV